One part of the Drosophila teissieri strain GT53w chromosome 3R, Prin_Dtei_1.1, whole genome shotgun sequence genome encodes these proteins:
- the LOC122620230 gene encoding carbonic anhydrase 6-like, with amino-acid sequence MQASAFHKLLLLLPLAFFEMTNGSGDWDYLSNGKDWGDLCATGKLQSPIALDKSKAVKKPMPKVWFGHNTLELRRPLWLKNNGHTINMDIPTTIKGWKPFIAGGRLRGRYYAVGMHIHWGSKNSPGAEHSLNKFRYDAEVHIVCYSSKYNDIVEAVEHKGGIAVVAIFLAIERKNKPDTSGLRKFIDASARIPYHNSNTTIPGVYSLNDLMGNPDLEHFYSYDGSLTTPGCHESVIWTVFSTVERVYIEAFGRLWKLLDHSHNKLINNFRTVQALNNRTVYYR; translated from the exons ATGCAGGCGAGTGCTTTTCACAAGCTGTTACTGCTGCTTCCGCTCGCGTTTTTTGAAATGACCAATG GTTCCGGAGATTGGGACTACCTGTCGAATGGAAAGGACTGGGGAGACCTCTGCGCCACCGGAAAACTGCAATCACCGATTGCGCTGGATAAAAGCAAA GCAGTTAAGAAGCCAATGCCGAAGGTCTGGTTCGGACACAATACGCTTGAGCTGAGGCGCCCCCTGTGGCTTAAGAACAATGGACACACAA TTAACATGGACATACCCACGACGATCAAGGGATGGAAACCCTTCATAGCCGGGGGCCGTTTGAGGGGTCGCTACTATGCCGTTGGCATGCACATTCATTGGGGATCCAAGAATTCCCCCGGAGCCGAGCATTCGCTGAATAAGTTTCGATATGACGCCGAAGTACATATTGTTTGTTATAGCTCCAAGTACAATGATATTGTGGAGGCAGTGGAACACAAAGGTGGTATTGCTGTTGTGGCGATTTTCTTGGCCATTGAAAGG AAAAACAAACCCGACACCAGTGGCCTAAGGAAGTTTATAGATGCATCCGCACGGATTCCGTACCACAATTCGAACACGACTATTCCTGGTGTCTATAGCTTGAACGACTTGATGGGGAATCCGGATCTCGAGCACTTCTACTCCTACGATGGCTCACTGACCACGCCCGGATGCCACGAGTCTGTCATCTGGACTGTGTTCAGCACAGTTGAACGTGTCTACATTGAAGCCTTTGGCAGGTTGTGGAAACTGCTGGACCATTCGCACAACAAGCTGATCAACAATTTTCGCACTGTCCAAGCGCTGAACAACCGAACTGTGTACTATAGGTGA
- the LOC122619665 gene encoding 39S ribosomal protein L32, mitochondrial, whose amino-acid sequence MSRNLFLSITNLFRNLESLFLPHGGHPPALALAGFQHEHSHRSSQEFSLKQLIGDGMLWAVPKHRRSVEKRLKRKFGYPEFNWKPLREKRNIRSCLQCGHDHEMGVLCPFCYQKVLKETELMQSKIQETLGLDPVDKEVIVLYEGEKAEQSSDDLKNKRIVEMKKPRPMWFTKNLLQKSTQQLSETKEVKPSDLA is encoded by the exons ATGTctagaaatttgtttttatcaatTACAAACTTGTTTAGGAACTTGGAGAGCCTGTTCCTGCCACATGGAGGACACCCGCCTG CGCTGGCGTTGGCCGGTTTTCAGCATGAGCACAGCCATAGATCCTCCCAGGAATTCAGTTTGAAGCAGCTCATTGGCGACGGAATGCTGTGGGCTGTTCCAAAACACAGGAGGTCCGTGGAGAAACGCCTGAAGCGGAAGTTCGGGTATCCGGAATTCAATTGGAAGCCGTTGCGGGAGAAGAGGAACATCCGCTCATGTCTGCAATGTGGCCATGACCACGAGATGGGTGTTCTTTGTC CCTTCTGCTACCAAAAGGTCCTGAAGGAGACTGAGCTCATGCAGTCGAAAATCCAGGAGACACTGGGTCTCGATCCCGTGGACAAGGAAGTAATCGTTCTATATGAGGGCGAGAAGGCCGAACAGTCCTCGGATGATCTGAAAAACAAACGCATCGTGGAGATGAAGAAGCCTCGTCCCATGTGGTTCACCAAGAATCTGCTCCAAAAATCCACGCAGCAATTGTCCGAAACCAAGGAAGTCAAGCCCTCCGACTTGGCCTAG
- the LOC122620228 gene encoding carbonic anhydrase 2: protein MSSIGYCWFLALCGCTLAYIEIPEAYLTAIRQDRADEQSAGEYNYDEQGDDWTGTCQSGESQSPIDLIYEDSKIVAIPRLRFNYYDQPLQTPLVITNNGHTANMVIPQTRGGQRASINGSLLPGNFEAQSVHFHWGSRDTKGSEHAINFQRFDVEMHIVHKNTIYDTMGEATMHPDGLAVLGVMFRAVDRQTSQHYGLNKIFNQLPRIVQYGSNATITGRLTVGQLLGNIVTGEFFTYNGSLTTPDCAESVTWTVFPDVLDYPRRQIAKLWNLRDSRQKPLIDNYRSIQDTNNRDVYYRTIQ from the exons ATGTCTTCCATCGGCTATTGCTGGTTTCTAGCCCTTTGCGGCTGCACTTTGGCCTACATAG aGATACCCGAGGCCTATCTCACTGCCATAAGGCAGGATCGGGCGGATGAGCAGTCGGCAGGCGAGTACAACTACGATGAGCAGGGCGATGACTGGACGGGAACGTGCCAGAGTGGGGAGAGCCAGTCGCCCATAGATTTGATCTACGAAGAT TCCAAAATTGTGGCCATTCCGCGCCTGCGTTTCAACTATTACGATCAGCCATTGCAAACCCCCTTGGTGATCACCAACAATGGACACACAG CAAACATGGTGATACCACAAACTCGAGGTGGCCAGCGGGCCTCCATCAACGGCAGCCTGCTGCCCGGCAACTTCGAGGCGCAGAGCGTGCACTTCCACTGGGGATCGCGGGACACCAAGGGATCGGAGCACGCCATCAACTTCCAGCGCTTCGACGTGGAGATGCACATCGTTCACAAGAACACCATATACGACACGATGGGCGAGGCCACCATGCATCCCGATGGCCTGGCCGTTCTGGGGGTCATGTTCCGGGCGGTGGATCGGCAGACCTCGCAGCACTACGGCCTCAACAAGATCTTCAACCAGCTGCCGAGAATCGTGCAATATGGCTCCAATGCCACGATAACCGGCAGACTGACCGTGGGCCAGTTGCTGGGCAATATTGTGACTGGGGAGTTTTTCACGTACAATG GATCTCTGACCACGCCGGATTGTGCCGAATCGGTCACGTGGACCGTTTTTCCCGACGTTCTGGACTATCCGCGTCGTCAGATCGCAAAACTCTGGAACCTCAGGGATTCAAGGCAGAAACCACTCATCGATAACTACCGCAGCATTCAGGACACCAATAACCGAGATGTCTATTACCGAACCATTCAATAA
- the LOC122620229 gene encoding carbonic anhydrase 2-like, whose translation MQPSAFHKLLLLLPLAYQHTSNDHKEESHWNYETNGQNWGGVCSAGERQSPISLNVQKSLIVPLPRIVFGNYDVKLRGPITLLNNGHTAHVEIPETANGNRPFITGGLLKGRYVAEAFHFHWGSPSSRGSEHSINQQRFDVEMHIVHRNAKYKDIDEAKNKKDGIAVIGVMLKIVKNPNRIFPGLSKVMGALPRVTKYNAKTTIPGGLSLGQMLGNLNPRDFFTYRGSLTTPLCEQAVTWTVFSQVLPVPYSSVSKFWKLRDSEGHRLINNFRDIQPRNGRPVFYRVGKDLSGAYLGK comes from the exons ATGCAGCCGAGTGCCTTTCACAAGCTTCTACTACTGCTGCCACTCGCCTATCAGCATACATCGAATG ATCATAAGGAGGAATCTCACTGGAATTACGAGACGAACGGACAGAACTGGGGCGGAGTTTGTTCTGCGGGGGAAAGACAATCGCCCATTTCACTAAACGTTCAAAAA TCGCTGATCGTCCCACTGCCGCGCATCGTATTCGGAAACTATGACGTAAAGCTGAGGGGACCGATCACCCTGCTCAATAATGGACATACAG CTCACGTGGAGATACCAGAAACTGCTAACGGCAACCGACCCTTCATAACCGGCGGTCTGCTCAAAGGCAGGTATGTGGCCGAGgctttccacttccactgggGATCCCCAAGCTCCCGCGGATCGGAGCACTCCATCAACCAGCAGCGCTTCGACGTGGAAATGCACATTGTCCACCGAAATGCCAAGTACAAAGACATCGATGAGGCGAAGAACAAGAAAGATGGCATCGCTGTTATTGGAGTCATGCTGAAGATCGTAAAG AATCCCAATCGCATATTTCCCGGACTGAGCAAAGTAATGGGTGCACTGCCGCGAGTCACCAAGTACAACGCGAAGACCACCATACCGGGTGGGCTGAGTCTGGGCCAGATGCTTGGAAACCTGAATCCCCGGGACTTCTTCACCTACCGCGGATCCCTGACCACGCCGCTTTGCGAGCAGGCCGTCACCTGGACGGTGTTCTCCCAGGTGCTGCCCGTGCCCTACTCGTCGGTGTCGAAGTTCTGGAAGCTGCGCGACTCCGAGGGGCACAGGCTCATCAACAATTTCCGGGACATCCAGCCGCGAAATGGACGCCCAGTGTTCTACAGGGTGGGCAAGGATCTGAGTGGTGCCTACCTGGGCAAGTGA
- the LOC122619666 gene encoding methionyl-tRNA formyltransferase, mitochondrial, translated as MFCGKSLVNNFYKYKRKVWQNVSPIVQRCKGTYHPPKILFFGTDNFSLPSLQALHKNCGDRLGVVTSFKSPANCVRSYAEKEKLPLQKWPIDPSVCLKFDLGVVVSFGHLIPANIISGFPNGMINVHASLLPKWRGAAPIIYAIMKGDASTGVSIMKIEPHRFDIGAILAQREVAIQPNVFMPDLHASLASLGADLLVDTVNNLSVRLKEAQPQDITRASYAPKITSKITEVIWSELSASEIYTRHRALYGYKNLTTSFLGKQVQLLELRLPEKQLPVQAPGAFSYLRKARSLIVGCGEQSQLEVLQLRVEGRKPMSAQDFNNGFLKQARCLSFTENKLASI; from the exons ATGTTTTGCGGCAAGAGTTTAGTCAATAATTTCTACAAATATAAGAGAAAAGTGTGGCAGAATGTAAGCCCAATTGTGCAGCGCTGCAAGGGAACTTACCAcccacccaaaattctctttTTCGGCACCGACAACTTTTCCTTACCCAGCTTACAGGCGCTACACAAAAACTGCGG TGACCGCTTGGGCGTTGTAACCTCCTTCAAAAGTCCCGCCAACTGCGTGAGGAGCTATGCGGAGAAGGAGAAGCTTCCCCTGCAAAAGTGGCCCATAGATCCATCTGTGTGTCTCAAGTTTGATCTGGGTGTTGTGGTTTCCTTTGGCCACCTGATTCCTGCTAATATCATCAGTGGATTTCCCAATGGAATGATCAATGTTCATGCTAGTCTGTTGCCCAAGTGGCGGGGAGCTGCTCCCATCATATATGCCATCATGAAGGGAGATGCCAGCACTGGGGTTTCCATCATGAAAATAGAACCTCACCGCTTTGATATCGGTGCT ATTCTAGCTCAGCGTGAGGTGGCAATTCAGCCCAATGTCTTCATGCCGGATTTGCATGCATCCTTGGCGTCGTTAGGTGCCGATTTACTTGTGGATACTGTGAACAACCTATCAGTAAGACTTAAGGAGGCCCAACCCCAGGATATTACAAGGGCCAGCTATG CTCCCAAGATCACCAGTAAAATCACAGAAGTCATCTGGTCTGAGCTTAGTGCCTCTGAAATATACACCCGTCATAGAGCTTTGTATGGCTACAAAAACCTCACCACCAGCTTTTTGGGCAAACAAGTGCAGCTGCTGGAGTTGCGCTTACCGGAAAAGCAACTCCCAGTGCAAGCACCTGGTGCTTTTAGCTACCTGAGGAAGGCGAGATCCCTGATAGTCGGATGTGGTGAGCAGAGCCAGTTGGAAGTGCTTCAATTACGCGTGGAAGGCAGAAAACCTATGAGTGCCCAGGACTTTAACAACGGCTTCCTGAAGCAAGCAAGGTGCTTATCCTTTACAGAGAATAAACTAGCATCAATTTGA
- the LOC122619664 gene encoding protein spindle-F yields the protein MEASASKITPMASSTSTSGSTNTPSSDKMNYALQVALQTIKERCIQLQRRVASMEEENQRLREASGRSEGAPAANAIGVTGDVLSLKAQVSELQRQKEQLEEHIGMVSNENRRLWSRLSQISKDQQLNAVTSSADARAQQNQNLVRSKTFTQHSPNPHLRQKMLSDGIKDLSLEEIALDDFGASSEELGYPYNLQKVDETTSEPDANVDAKRCMDGLQEMRREAMKQQQELSSALTLLESRIALKPCPECAQKTFKKPEMADKSLETDDSLTSELKNYESQHNGHNGTPPSQRINIIQEKIKADAADAMEKTCPMCGKQYSSQVSFNAFREHVEMHFIDDALELESENSMERQFEFVSHAVGDF from the exons ATGGAGGCATCTGCTTCCAAAATCACACCCATGGCCAGTTCCACGTCCACTTCCGGATCCACAAACACCCCTTCCAGTGACAAAATGAACTACGCACTGCAAGTGGCGCTGCAGACGATCAAGGAGCGGTGCATCCAGCTGCAGCGCCGCGTGGCCAGCATGGAGGAGGAGAACCAGCGGCTGAGGGAAGCCTCCGGCAGGTCAGAAGGTGCTCCAGCTGCGAACGCAATCGGGGTCACTGGGGATGTCCTCTCCCTGAAAGCACAAGTCTCTGAGCTGCAGCGCCaaaaggagcagctggaggagcacatTGGCATGGTGTCCAACGAGAACAGACGCCTCTGGTCCCGCCTGTCGCAGATCTCCAAGGATCAGCAGCTAAACGCTGTGACCAGCTCAGCAGACGCGCGTGCCCAGCAAAACCAGAACCTGGTGCGCTCCAAGACCTTCACGCAGCACTCCCCCAATCCTCACCTACGCCAAAAGATGCTCTCCGACGGCATAAAGGATCTCAGCCTGGAGGAAATAGCCTTGGATGACTTCGGTGCCAGTAGTGAGGAACTGGGTTACCCCTACAACCTGCAAAAGGTGGATGAAACCACTAGTGAACCAGATGCCAATGTGGATGCCAAAAGATGTATGGATGGACTGCAGGAGATGAGGCGCGAGGCcatgaagcagcagcaggagctcaGTTCGGCTCTGACTTTACTAGAAAGTCGTATAG CTCTGAAGCCCTGTCCGGAATGTGCCCAGAAAACCTTCAAAAAGCCGGAGATGGCCGACAAAAGTCTGGAAACGGACGACAGCCTGACTAGCGAGCTGAAGAACTATGAGAGCCAGCACAATGGACACAATGGAACGCCGCCCAGCCAGAGAATCAATATCATACAAGAGAAAATCAAAGCAGATGCAGCCGATGCAATGGAGAAGACCTGCCCTATGTGCGGCAAGCAGTATTCCAGCCAAGTGTCCTTCAATGCCTTCCGCGAGCACGTCGAGATGCACTTCATCGATGATGCACTCGAGTTGGAATCGGAGAACAGCATGGAGCGCCAGTTTGAGTTTGTTTCCCATGCGGTGGGCGACTTCTGA